One Clostridia bacterium DNA window includes the following coding sequences:
- a CDS encoding ATP-binding protein, producing MTKDFQIRFSALLLAVLTVSAVSFAWINYNKEHQYEAPYDGVWWVEQNDRVHAQRVDPDGPGEKAGIKRGDVLVAVNGVNVANSAGITRQMYRTGIWSKATYSLLRNSVPVEAPLILAPADKSMNLGLRFIALIYLGIGLYVLLRRWTAPKSTHFYLFCLVSFVFYSFHFTGKLNQFDWIVYWSNVTAWVLQPAMFLHFALTFPEVKAIVKRHRWIVPAVYVPALLLLTLHLLVINVFAPSEILRWNMDRLQMLYLASFFVLAAGVLLHSYRHAGTPILRQQMKWVTRGTLLAVLPFTAFYVIPYLNGSVPTLAMKISVLSLVFLPLTFGYAIFRYRLMDVDLIFKRGMAYTIAAAAIAGVYFAAVGGTAELFHKSFPAAGPVGLIAAIVVTALLFDPVKNWIQDRLDKFFYRKRYDYRKTLIEFGRDLNSETDLDKMLTAIIDRISRTLLVDRIAIFLADAEERFTLAKSFGISQTSGLDLAFMTAERPEYSAGHIFFDNTHQAVRESPSAQEAIGRLDLNYYIPCTVMNRTIAMLGLGKTSQGDFLSSEDVELLETVAGYIGIALQNARLYASLEQKAQQYERLKEFNENIVESISVGVFAVDLDDRIESWNSQMEVMYALPRVDALMKPISEVLPVSFCEEFYRVRQNPGVHNLYKFRLGTTVGDTRTVNVAIAPLVAKDFKVIGRLIIVDDITERIELEAQLSQADKMSSIGLLAAGVAHEVNTPLAVISSYAQMLTKQLKGDEKRSALLDKITQQTFRASEIVNNLLNFSRTSGTEFSAVDLNRIIHDTLALLEHQFKVAGIKVHGELAPELPPILGNPGKLQQVFLNLFLNAKDAMPAGGTLTVSTSNGRAVHVAVFDTGSGIAQEHIHRIYDPFFTTKGRPKQGASGGAGLGLSVTYGIIQEHAGKIRVESKPGQGTRFFMEFPMMRKAVNV from the coding sequence CGGCGTCTGGTGGGTAGAGCAGAACGACAGAGTACATGCGCAACGCGTAGATCCGGACGGTCCGGGCGAAAAGGCAGGCATCAAGCGCGGGGACGTGCTCGTGGCCGTCAACGGCGTGAATGTAGCGAACAGCGCTGGCATCACGCGGCAGATGTACCGCACCGGCATCTGGTCCAAAGCGACGTATTCACTACTCCGCAACTCTGTCCCGGTTGAAGCGCCGCTCATTCTCGCACCGGCCGATAAGTCGATGAACCTCGGACTTCGGTTCATCGCGCTGATTTATCTGGGGATTGGCCTCTACGTGCTGCTCCGACGCTGGACCGCCCCAAAATCCACGCACTTCTATCTATTCTGCCTTGTTTCCTTCGTCTTCTACTCGTTCCATTTTACGGGGAAGCTGAACCAGTTCGACTGGATCGTTTACTGGTCCAATGTGACGGCCTGGGTGCTGCAGCCAGCGATGTTCCTGCACTTTGCGCTCACGTTCCCTGAGGTGAAAGCAATCGTGAAGCGCCACCGCTGGATCGTTCCCGCGGTATACGTTCCGGCGCTGCTGCTGCTCACGCTGCACCTGTTGGTCATCAACGTGTTCGCGCCGAGTGAGATTCTGCGCTGGAACATGGATCGCCTGCAGATGCTCTATCTGGCGTCGTTCTTCGTGCTGGCGGCCGGAGTGCTTTTACATAGCTATCGCCACGCGGGTACGCCGATTCTGCGCCAGCAGATGAAGTGGGTGACGCGCGGCACGCTTCTTGCGGTGTTGCCGTTCACTGCCTTCTATGTCATCCCGTACCTGAACGGCAGCGTGCCGACGCTGGCGATGAAAATCAGCGTGCTGTCGCTGGTGTTCCTGCCGCTGACGTTCGGCTACGCCATCTTCCGCTATCGGTTAATGGATGTTGACCTGATCTTTAAGCGCGGCATGGCCTACACGATCGCCGCCGCCGCGATCGCAGGCGTGTACTTTGCCGCCGTCGGTGGCACAGCTGAACTGTTTCATAAAAGTTTTCCTGCGGCCGGGCCTGTCGGCCTGATTGCCGCAATTGTCGTGACGGCATTGCTTTTCGATCCGGTCAAGAACTGGATTCAGGACCGGCTCGACAAGTTTTTTTATCGCAAGCGCTATGACTACCGGAAAACGCTGATCGAGTTCGGACGCGACCTGAACTCGGAGACCGATCTCGACAAGATGCTGACGGCCATCATTGACCGCATTTCGCGGACGCTGCTGGTGGATCGTATTGCGATCTTCCTGGCCGATGCCGAAGAGCGCTTCACGCTGGCCAAGTCGTTCGGTATTTCACAAACGAGCGGTCTGGACCTGGCGTTTATGACCGCCGAACGGCCCGAATACTCGGCCGGGCACATCTTCTTCGACAATACGCACCAGGCAGTGCGAGAGTCGCCCAGCGCGCAGGAAGCGATCGGCCGTCTCGACCTGAATTACTACATCCCGTGTACGGTGATGAACCGCACGATCGCGATGCTGGGTCTCGGAAAGACTTCACAAGGCGACTTCCTCTCCAGTGAAGATGTGGAGCTGCTGGAAACGGTGGCCGGATATATCGGCATCGCCTTGCAAAATGCGCGGCTCTACGCCTCGCTGGAGCAGAAAGCCCAGCAGTACGAACGCCTGAAGGAGTTCAACGAGAACATTGTTGAATCCATCAGCGTCGGCGTATTTGCTGTCGATCTGGACGACCGCATTGAGTCGTGGAACTCGCAAATGGAAGTGATGTACGCGCTGCCGCGCGTGGATGCGTTGATGAAGCCGATCAGCGAAGTTCTGCCGGTCTCCTTCTGCGAGGAGTTCTACCGTGTGCGCCAGAATCCGGGTGTGCACAATCTTTACAAGTTCCGCCTGGGCACGACCGTGGGCGATACGCGCACGGTCAATGTGGCCATTGCACCACTGGTTGCGAAGGACTTCAAAGTCATAGGCCGCTTGATTATCGTTGACGACATCACGGAACGCATCGAGTTGGAAGCTCAGCTCTCGCAGGCGGACAAGATGTCGTCCATCGGACTGCTGGCGGCGGGCGTGGCGCACGAAGTCAATACGCCATTGGCCGTAATCTCCAGCTATGCGCAGATGCTGACGAAGCAGTTGAAGGGCGACGAGAAACGCTCTGCCCTTCTGGACAAGATTACGCAGCAGACCTTCCGCGCCTCGGAGATCGTCAACAACCTGCTGAACTTTTCTCGTACGAGCGGCACCGAGTTCAGCGCCGTCGACCTGAACCGAATCATTCACGATACGCTCGCGCTGCTTGAACACCAGTTCAAGGTCGCGGGGATCAAGGTTCATGGCGAACTGGCTCCCGAGCTTCCGCCGATTCTCGGAAACCCAGGCAAGCTGCAGCAGGTGTTCCTGAACCTTTTCCTGAACGCGAAAGATGCCATGCCGGCCGGCGGCACCCTGACCGTAAGCACCTCGAATGGCCGCGCCGTTCACGTTGCCGTGTTCGATACCGGCAGCGGCATTGCGCAGGAACACATTCACAGAATTTACGATCCGTTCTTCACAACGAAGGGTCGCCCAAAGCAGGGCGCCAGCGGCGGCGCGGGGCTGGGACTATCGGTGACGTACGGGATCATCCAGGAACACGCTGGCAAGATTCGCGTGGAAAGCAAGCCTGGACAGGGCACCAGGTTCTTCATGGAATTCCCCATGATGAGAAAGGCGGTCAATGTTTGA